The region GGGGGATGCGCGGGTCGAGTTCCGTACCGGGGACCGGCTGCTCGGGGTGCCGAAGCCGGCGAGGGATGGGCGGACCTTCCGGCTCGCCCTCGGCGAGACGCGGCCCGAGCAGCTGACGGACCTTCAAGTGACGGCCGCGGGACGTCGGCTGGACGCGGCGGCCGACGACACGCACAGGTCCGGCTCGAGCGTGGCACGGATGCCCGCGCAGGCGCCGGCGAACGGCGTTGATCCGGGCAAACCCGGCGCGTACCGCACGGTCGCCGGGGAGTACGACCTCGACCTGGTGCGCCTGCCCGGGTTCGACACCCCGGTGGAGATGACCGCCGAGGTGGTGGCGCCGAAGGGTGCCTCCGGCAGCCGGCCGCTCGCGCTGTTCCTGCACGGCCGCCACGACACCTGCTACAAGCCGGGCTCCGAGGACGACGTGACCGGCGACTGGCCCTGTGCGGACGGCTACAAGCCGATCCCGAGCTACCTGGGCTATCTGCGCGACCAGCAACTGCTGGCCTCCCAGGGCTATGTGACGGTGTCGATCTCGGCGAACGGCATCAACGCCCAGGACTGGGAGGCCGAGGACGCCGGCGCGCAGGCGCGTTCCTCGCTGGTACGGCAGCACCTCGCCCGCTGGGCCGACTGGAGCGCCCATCGCTCTTCCGCCCCGGCCGTCGTACGCGAGGCGGCGAAGGCGGACCTCTCCCATGTCCTGCTCGTCGGCCATTCGCGCGGTGGCGAGGGCGTCAACCGGGCCGCCTTGGACAGCCTCTACCCGCCGCCGGCCGCCGAGGACGGCTACCGGGGCCCGGTGCGCTGGAAGGTGCGCGGGACTGTGCTTATCGGACCGACGATCTTCGGCCAGAATCCAGTCGCCGACGTGCCGTCCGTGACGCTGCTGCCGGGCTGCGACGGCGACGTGTCGGACCTGCAGGGCGAGACCTTCGTCGACGGGACGCGCGGGATCAGCCGGGGCGCGGCACTGCACAGCGCGGTGTACGTGGTCGGCGCCAACCACAACTACTTCAACAGCGAGTGGACGCCGGGCGAGGCCGTCGCACCGGCCAGGGACGACTTCCGGACCGACCCGGAGGAGGAACCGGACCCGGTGTGCACGCCGGGTGCCGCGACCCGGCTGACCGCCGCCCAGCAGCACAAGGCGGGCGCGACGTACATCGCCGCCGCGGCCCGGCTCTTCCTCGCCGGGGACGACCGGGTGCGTCCGCTGCTCGACGGTTCCGGCACGCGGGCCCCGTCCGCGGACCCGGCCCGGGTGCTGACCCACGCGGTCGGCGGCCGCCGCAGCGGTGGTTTCCTGCCGGACGGCGGGGCGAAGGTGACCGGCGCCCGGCTGTGTTCGGCGGTCGACCCCGACCCGGCCGTGGCCTGTCTGGACCCGGAGACCCTCGGATCGTCACCGCACTTCGCGCAGTGGGTGACGCAACAGGAGACCGGCCGCAGCGCGGTGGGCCTGAAGTGGTCCGCGCCGGGCACGGCCGCGCGCATCACTCCGGCCAAGCCGCTCTCCCTCCGCGACTCCCAGAAGCTCGCGCTCCGGGTCTTCGTACCGCCGAACACGACCGGCACGAAGTTCGACGTATCCGTCACCGACTTCTCCAACCGTCGGGTGACGCTGGGCTCGGTCAAGGTGGACGGGCTCCCGGGCTCCGGGCTCACCGCCTCCTACTGGGCTCAGGAACTGCGCGTCCCGCTGTCGGCCGCGACCCGGGCCGGCCTCGATCTCAGCCATGTCAAGTCCCTTGAGCTGACGCCCCGTTCGCAGTCCGGGCGGGCCTGGCTGATGGACGCCTGGGGCTGGGCGCCCGGCACTCCGGCGGTGAACGCGGCCGCACTGCCGCGTGTCGACGTGGGCCGCACGGTCGTCAAGGAAGGCGACTCGGGCACCCGCACCTACCGGATCCCGGTCAAGATCTCCGGGCACGGCAGCGGGCAGGTCCGCGTGTACGTCCTCGACCCCGACAGCGGCCGGGCCGAGAACCGCCTCGTGACCGTATGGCCCGGCAGCGACGCGATCGACGTGCCAGTCGAGGTGAAGGGCGACACGGCCTACGGCGACGACGACGTAGAGCACGACATCGCCGTCAAGGCCGTCCACAACGCCGTCGTCGGCAAGCCCCGGGGCGGGCTCACCGTCCAGAATGACGACCCCGAGCCGGTGGTCACCCTGTCACAGGTCGCGGGCCGGGTGACCGAGGGAGAGGCGCTGACCTGGCGGCTGTCCATGGACGCGCCCGCGGCGGTGGACATCGGGCAAGCGGTGCGGGTGCTTCCGGTCACCGAGGGCACCGAGCTGTCCACCAAGGACGTGGACCCGCAGTGGCTCAAGGACTCGTCCGGTGACGTGCCCGACCCCGAGCGGCCGCTGTCCGACGCGCACCTGTGGGTGTGGCTGAGCATCCCGGCCGGGAACACCAGCGTGGACTTCGTCGTGCCGACCGTGCGGGACCAGGTGGCCGAGCCGACCGAGTCGATGCGCCTCGCACTGACCGACAGAAACGCCGTTCCGCTGCCCGACAGGCCGGTGCTGACGGGGACGGTGCTAGACAAACCGTAAGCACGATGTACGAGGGCACCCTCTTGCGCGGGGTCCGGTCTGTCCGGGCCCCGCGCTACAAGGTCACGCGGATCCCGACCGTCCCGTCCAGCCCCCGGCGCAGCCTGCTGCCGAAGAGCGTGAGCCGGCCGAGGATGCCGTACTTGCGGGCCAGGAGCTGCCGGTAGCGGGCGGCCGGCGACCCGACGGCGGCGAAGGCCGCGAGGGCCATGAGCGCGGCAGCAAGAACACGCGGGGCGTCCGCAACGGAACTCCTCGAATGATCTGGGCGGTTCAGCCTTCTGCATCCGGCTCTGAGTGCCAGTCCAGTCTCACCGTCCAGGCCGACGGCACCCATCATCAGTACCGCTGCCGGGTGCGCCCGCTCGGCGGCCGCCCTGAGTAGGGTCGGGGACCTGTCAGCCGTCTGCCCCACCCCGGCCGATCACCATGCCCGGACTGGGCTACCGTTTCGCTCCATGAAGGCTGGCATAGCACTGACGCTGGTCATCGTGGGGGCAGCCGCAGTGGTGGGTTCCGCCGCGGAGGAGACCCACACGAGCAGAAACAGCGGTCGCAGCAGCTACGGCAAGTCCGGCGAGCCGGGCCAGACCCCTCAGGACCAGGACCCCTCGGCGACCGCCCCCGCCCAGGACGGCACCGCGTACACCCCGCGCAGGACCGATGAGAACGCCCGGATCGGCACGGTCTTCGAGAAGGACGACCACGGCGCCCACTTCTGCACCGCGAGCGTGGTGCAGAGCCCCGGCCGGAACATGCTGATCACCGCGGCCCACTGCGCCTTCGACGCCGACGCCGGGAAGCCGGTGGACGACCTGGTCTTCGCCCCCGGCTACCGCAACGGCGACGAACCCACCGGCCTGTGGAAGGCCAACAAGGTCGTCGTCGACGACCGCTGGGCCAAATCGCAGGACGAGGACCTCGACGTCGCCTTCCTCACGGTCGACCCGAAGGACGGCAAGAACATCCAGGACGTCCTGGGCGGCAACAGCCTCGGCATAGACCGCGGCTTCAACAACGAAGTCAAGATCACCGGCTACCCCACCAGCCGTGACACCCCGATCTCCTGCCAGAACCGCACCACGAAATACAGCGACACCCAACTGCGCATCCAGTGCACCGACTTCGAGGGCGGCACGAGCGGCAGCCCCTGGCTCGCCAACTACGACCCCAAGAGCCGCACCGGCACCGTCATCGGCATCCTGGGCGGCCATGAAGGCGGCGGCGACGAGGACGACGTCTCCTATGCCGCGTATTTCGACAACGACATCGCCAAGCTCTACCAACGCGCCCAGGACGAGGACGGAAACTGACCCCGGGCTCCGGCCGCACGCGGCGGCCCCGCCGACTATCCAACCCGCATGGGTACGGACTGTTCTGCCAAACACCTCAACAGGCCTTCAAGACACTGCCAGAGCGCGTCGTTGTCGCTGCGCCGGTACCAGCGGCGCCGCTCCCCCGGCGTCCTCGTCAGCCGCTCGGCCAGCCCGGCCTCCACC is a window of Streptomyces sp. NBC_00271 DNA encoding:
- a CDS encoding trypsin-like serine peptidase, whose protein sequence is MKAGIALTLVIVGAAAVVGSAAEETHTSRNSGRSSYGKSGEPGQTPQDQDPSATAPAQDGTAYTPRRTDENARIGTVFEKDDHGAHFCTASVVQSPGRNMLITAAHCAFDADAGKPVDDLVFAPGYRNGDEPTGLWKANKVVVDDRWAKSQDEDLDVAFLTVDPKDGKNIQDVLGGNSLGIDRGFNNEVKITGYPTSRDTPISCQNRTTKYSDTQLRIQCTDFEGGTSGSPWLANYDPKSRTGTVIGILGGHEGGGDEDDVSYAAYFDNDIAKLYQRAQDEDGN